Below is a window of Streptomyces spongiicola DNA.
CCCGAGGGCGCGATGCGGCCCGACCCCTACGAGGCCGGGATGAAGGTCAGGCGCGCGGTGCTCGGTGACGCGCACGTCGACCAGGCGATGGCCGCGGGGGACGAGTTCACCGCGGACTTCCAGGAGCTGGTCACGCGCTACGCCTGGGGGGAGGTCTGGTCCCGGGAGGGCCTCGACCGGCGGACCCGCAGCGTGGTCACCCTCACGGTCCTGGTGGCCGGCGGTCACCTGGAGGAACTGGCCTTCCACACCCGCGCAGCCCTGCGCAACGGCCTCACCCCCACGGAGATCCGCGAGATCCTCATCCAGGCCGCCGTCTACTGCGGCGTCCCGGCGGCGAACGCCGCCTTCCGGGTCGCCCGGTCTGTGATCCTGGAGGAGACCACTCCGCGCGACTGAGCGCCCGGCGCCGCGCGCCCCGCACTCCCCGCCCGGTTCCTCCCGCCCGGTCCCTCCCGTGCGCGCCGTCCCGGCCCGCGCCCGGGGGCCGCACCCCGTTCGGGAAGGGGCGGGTGACGAAGGGGCGGCGACGAAGGGGCGGGAGGAGCAGGGCCGGCCCGGGGAACCGGGTGCACCCCCGTCGCGCGGGGCCCGGACGCGAGAGGAAGGCCGTCCCCGTGAAGCTCACCAAGAAGTCGCACGCCTGCATCCGCCTGGAGAAGGCCGGGCGGACACTCGTCATCGATCCCGGGGTCTTCAGCGAGCCCGACGCCGCCGCCGGGGCCGACGCCCTGCTCGTCACGCACGAGCACCCGGACCACTTCAGCGAGGAGCGGCTCCGGGTCGCGCTCGACGCCGACCCCGCCGTCGAGGTCTGGACCCTCCGCAGCGTCGCCGGGCAGCTCTCGGCCGCCTTCCCCGGCAGGGTGCACACCGTCGGCGACGGCGACGCCTTCACCGCGGCCGGCTTCGACGTGCGGGTGCACGGCGAACTGCACGCCGTGATCCATCCGGACCTGCCGCGGATCACCAACGTCGGGTTCCTCGTGGACGGTTCGGTGTTCCACCCGGGCGACGCCCTCACCGTCCCCGGCGAGCCGGTGGACACGCTGATGCTCCCCGTGATGGCCCCGTGGAACAAGGTCGCGGAGGTCATCGACTACGTCCGCGAGATCGGACCGCGGCAGGCGATCGACATCCACGACGCCCTGCTCACCGACCTCGCCCGCCCCGTCTACGACACCCACATCCAGAACCTGGGCGGCGCCGGGCACCGCCGGCTCGCCTCCGGGGAGTCCACCGGGATCTGAGGCCCGCCGGTGCAGGCCGCCCCCGGGCCGGGCGCGCCCGGCTCCGGTGGGGGACCCCCGGTTCGCCCGTGGCTGTCCGACCCCGTGGCTGTCCGACCCCGCGGCTACGCTTGACGGCATGCGCATCGCCACCTTCAACGTCAATTCGATCACCGCCCGCCTGCCGCGGCTGCTGG
It encodes the following:
- a CDS encoding MBL fold metallo-hydrolase; this translates as MKLTKKSHACIRLEKAGRTLVIDPGVFSEPDAAAGADALLVTHEHPDHFSEERLRVALDADPAVEVWTLRSVAGQLSAAFPGRVHTVGDGDAFTAAGFDVRVHGELHAVIHPDLPRITNVGFLVDGSVFHPGDALTVPGEPVDTLMLPVMAPWNKVAEVIDYVREIGPRQAIDIHDALLTDLARPVYDTHIQNLGGAGHRRLASGESTGI